One genomic window of Meiothermus cerbereus DSM 11376 includes the following:
- a CDS encoding gluconeogenesis factor YvcK family protein yields MIWNKAKRPNLRAIAQSLRTNPADDRFFSSLRWLLPGMRVKRYAFLAALGMLCMFTGVVHLSWQTSFLPWFLQTTRWAGYFSIPLWVSGGLWLVGGLILFLTGLRWMNRSMLSAITDPRSVSKQVYIRRKLEGGPRIVALGGGTGLSRVLRGLKMETAHITAVVAVTDDGGSTGRLRVSFGVPAVGDLVDCLAALSDAEGLPELMKYRFQRGEELKGHTFGNLMLVSLSELNHDFAKAMRQANQMLRLQGAVWPATYEAARLWAERDDGSRVQGETALREKPGRIRKVGLAPLGVAAMPEAAQDLQKAEMIVLGPGSLYSSVIPSFLPKGIQVAIQQSPAKLVYIVNIMSERGETEGMDAYDHFHAIEQHLGRRPNVVLVNTARIPEALLERYRAEGQAPVRFNPKRFEGLGVQLVADDFLEPGFAQHDPIRLVKALISLSP; encoded by the coding sequence ATGATCTGGAACAAGGCCAAACGCCCCAACCTGCGGGCCATCGCCCAGAGCCTGCGAACCAACCCTGCCGACGACCGCTTCTTTAGCTCGTTGCGCTGGCTGTTGCCAGGAATGCGGGTCAAGCGGTATGCGTTTTTAGCCGCCCTGGGCATGCTGTGTATGTTCACCGGAGTGGTTCATCTCTCGTGGCAAACTTCCTTCCTGCCCTGGTTCTTGCAGACCACCCGCTGGGCCGGTTATTTTTCCATTCCGCTATGGGTCTCGGGGGGGCTTTGGCTGGTGGGCGGCCTGATTCTGTTCTTAACGGGTCTGCGCTGGATGAACCGCAGCATGCTCTCGGCCATCACCGACCCCAGATCGGTTTCTAAACAGGTGTACATTCGCCGCAAGCTCGAGGGCGGCCCCCGCATTGTGGCCTTGGGTGGTGGAACAGGACTTTCGCGCGTGCTGCGCGGTCTTAAGATGGAAACCGCCCACATCACCGCGGTGGTAGCGGTCACCGATGATGGGGGCTCTACCGGACGCCTGCGGGTTTCGTTTGGGGTTCCGGCGGTAGGCGACTTGGTAGACTGCCTGGCTGCTTTATCTGATGCCGAAGGGCTGCCCGAGCTGATGAAGTACCGCTTCCAGCGCGGAGAAGAGCTCAAAGGCCACACCTTCGGCAACCTGATGCTGGTCTCGCTGTCCGAACTCAACCACGACTTTGCCAAGGCCATGCGTCAGGCTAACCAGATGCTGCGCCTGCAAGGAGCGGTATGGCCCGCCACCTACGAGGCGGCCCGCCTTTGGGCCGAGCGCGACGATGGTAGCCGGGTACAGGGAGAGACCGCCCTACGCGAAAAACCGGGCCGAATCCGCAAGGTGGGGTTAGCGCCCTTAGGGGTCGCAGCCATGCCCGAAGCCGCTCAGGATCTGCAAAAAGCTGAGATGATCGTACTGGGGCCCGGTAGCCTCTATTCCAGTGTAATTCCCAGCTTCCTGCCTAAGGGCATCCAGGTAGCCATTCAGCAGTCTCCGGCTAAGCTGGTCTACATCGTCAACATCATGAGCGAGCGGGGTGAGACCGAGGGCATGGATGCCTACGACCATTTTCATGCCATCGAGCAGCATCTGGGCCGCAGACCCAATGTGGTGCTGGTCAACACCGCCCGCATACCCGAGGCCTTGCTGGAGCGCTACCGGGCCGAAGGCCAGGCGCCAGTACGCTTCAATCCCAAGCGCTTCGAGGGCCTGGGGGTACAGCTT